Proteins found in one Holophagales bacterium genomic segment:
- the argC gene encoding N-acetyl-gamma-glutamyl-phosphate reductase, protein MSVIRVSVVGAAGYSGAEAVRLLARHPGVALTGLFGSPGGKGAAFGELHPDLAGLDGPDVVAYAETTLLDGAPDAAILATPNEVSAEMAPKLLSAGVRVIDVSGAFRLRAPSLYPAWYGFAHPAPELLGEAVYGLTEWCGQELAGARLVANPGCYPTSVLVATRPFADLLAPDQPLLVTSASGVSGAGKKAELAYSFCELSGNYKAYAVGSHRHEPEMRQELGLPAEAAFTFVPHLLPAVRGILSTIHISFRALVSDALIADRFAAAYAGRPFVRVLPAGRLPELRDVVGTPRAHVGWKLLPGGRRAVVVSAIDNLLKGAASQAVQNLNRVFGLPETEGLL, encoded by the coding sequence TTGAGCGTGATTCGTGTCTCCGTCGTAGGCGCCGCCGGGTACTCCGGCGCGGAAGCCGTCCGCCTTCTGGCCCGCCACCCGGGCGTCGCCCTCACCGGTCTCTTCGGCAGCCCGGGCGGAAAGGGGGCGGCCTTCGGTGAGCTGCACCCCGACCTCGCGGGCCTCGATGGCCCCGACGTCGTCGCGTACGCCGAGACCACGCTCCTCGACGGGGCGCCGGATGCCGCCATCCTTGCGACGCCGAACGAGGTCTCGGCCGAGATGGCGCCGAAGCTGCTGAGTGCAGGAGTGCGCGTGATCGACGTGTCGGGAGCGTTTCGCCTCCGGGCGCCCTCGCTCTACCCGGCGTGGTACGGCTTCGCGCATCCGGCACCGGAACTCCTCGGCGAGGCCGTTTACGGCCTCACGGAGTGGTGCGGCCAGGAGCTCGCCGGCGCCCGGCTCGTCGCCAACCCGGGCTGCTACCCGACGTCCGTCCTCGTGGCGACAAGGCCGTTCGCGGACCTTCTCGCGCCGGACCAGCCGCTCCTCGTGACCTCGGCGAGCGGCGTCTCGGGTGCCGGGAAGAAGGCCGAGCTGGCGTACTCCTTCTGCGAGCTGTCGGGAAACTACAAAGCCTACGCGGTCGGCTCCCACCGGCACGAGCCCGAGATGCGCCAGGAACTCGGCCTCCCGGCCGAAGCCGCCTTCACGTTCGTTCCGCACCTGCTCCCTGCCGTGAGGGGAATCCTCTCGACGATCCACATCTCGTTCCGTGCGCTGGTCTCCGACGCCCTCATCGCGGACCGGTTCGCCGCGGCGTACGCCGGCCGGCCGTTCGTGAGGGTTCTTCCGGCCGGGCGCCTCCCCGAGCTGCGGGACGTCGTCGGTACGCCCCGGGCTCACGTGGGCTGGAAGCTCCTGCCCGGGGGCCGACGGGCTGTCGTCGTGTCCGCCATCGACAACCTCCTCAAGGGGGCCGCCTCGCAGGCGGTCCAGAATCTGAACCGGGTCTTCGGCCTGCCGGAGACGGAGGGTCTCCTGTGA
- the argB gene encoding acetylglutamate kinase, with translation MTDVVKLGGSLLENRDLRHAALEAVATAWSSGKRSIVVHGGGKRIDAMLAALDIPKKVQGGLRVTDAETLDVVVSILSGLVNKTLVAELRGRGIRAAGLSGADGDTLWAEFHEAIEGVDLGFVGRVVRCDPTLLAAVLGAGFLPLVASVALGREGTLLNVNADSAASALAGALGAKRLVFLTDVEGVKGADGAVIDRIDARAARTLLASPAVTGGMKPKLRAAVEALEAGVSEVVIAGPSMHRAALLEGKGGTHLVAA, from the coding sequence GTGACGGACGTCGTCAAGCTGGGGGGAAGCCTCCTCGAGAACCGGGACCTTCGCCACGCCGCCCTCGAAGCGGTCGCCACGGCGTGGTCTTCGGGGAAGAGGTCGATCGTCGTCCACGGCGGCGGCAAGCGGATCGACGCGATGCTCGCCGCGCTGGACATCCCGAAGAAGGTCCAGGGCGGCCTGCGCGTCACCGACGCCGAGACGCTCGACGTCGTGGTCTCGATCCTCTCGGGGCTCGTGAACAAGACTCTCGTCGCCGAGCTGAGGGGCCGGGGGATCCGTGCCGCGGGGCTCTCGGGCGCGGACGGAGACACGCTCTGGGCCGAGTTCCACGAGGCGATCGAGGGGGTCGACCTCGGATTCGTCGGCCGCGTCGTGAGGTGCGACCCGACGCTCCTCGCGGCAGTCCTCGGCGCCGGGTTCCTGCCCCTCGTGGCTTCGGTCGCACTGGGGCGCGAGGGGACGCTCCTGAACGTGAACGCCGACTCGGCCGCCTCGGCCCTCGCGGGCGCTCTCGGCGCGAAGAGGCTCGTCTTCCTGACCGACGTGGAAGGGGTGAAGGGCGCCGACGGCGCGGTGATCGACCGGATCGACGCGCGTGCGGCGCGGACACTCCTCGCCTCGCCCGCCGTGACGGGCGGGATGAAGCCGAAGCTCCGCGCTGCCGTCGAGGCCCTGGAGGCAGGTGTGTCGGAGGTGGTCATCGCGGGACCGTCGATGCACCGCGCGGCCCTCCTCGAGGGGAAGGGAGGAACTCACCTTGTGGCAGCCTGA